A single region of the Salipaludibacillus sp. LMS25 genome encodes:
- a CDS encoding deoxyribodipyrimidine photo-lyase produces MSGVYAVWLRNDLRFHDNQAIYQALRTARETDGSVVLFFHLHPAFTRSIDLHHNYFFQSVKHFQERCDKLGLHIPIFFGDHHEAFTKLTEAYDTLKAVFYQKDYTRFGKERDKEITSFLHNKGIVTYGLKGSHIVQPDELTKSDGTPYHVFTAYFRKWQQQQKPNTVAINLEELKSRYVSHNPQQIQDDTPYFKHHILTYCPHRWTEIGEETARAKLEQFIEEQLATYADSRDQPARSGTSKLSPFIKTGALSPATIFHSVMAHLDAAGKGAETYIKELAWRDFYAMIYHVYPETDKQEYQQKYRQLPWRKEEGDLWQRWITGTTGFPIVDAGMRQLNATGWMHNRLRMITASFLTKDYFIDWRLGDAYFAKKLIDYDIASNVGGWQWVASVGTDAVPYFRVFNPTRQSERFDPQGTFIKQYVPELAQVPVKYSHHPATMSHATQVESACLIGHDYPEPSVDHALQRKKIIAIFKEESL; encoded by the coding sequence ATGAGTGGTGTTTATGCTGTATGGCTTAGAAATGATTTAAGATTTCATGATAACCAGGCTATTTACCAAGCACTTCGCACTGCCCGTGAAACGGACGGGAGCGTCGTTCTGTTTTTTCATCTACATCCAGCTTTCACACGATCAATCGACTTACATCATAATTATTTTTTTCAATCGGTTAAGCATTTTCAGGAAAGGTGTGACAAGCTCGGCTTACATATCCCCATCTTTTTTGGCGATCATCACGAGGCTTTCACTAAGCTGACCGAGGCTTATGATACATTAAAAGCTGTTTTCTATCAAAAAGATTATACGAGGTTTGGTAAAGAAAGAGATAAAGAGATCACCTCATTTTTGCATAACAAAGGGATTGTCACGTATGGATTAAAAGGTAGCCATATCGTTCAACCTGACGAGCTTACAAAATCGGATGGCACTCCTTATCACGTTTTCACGGCGTACTTTCGCAAATGGCAGCAACAACAAAAACCCAATACAGTAGCCATCAATTTAGAAGAACTTAAAAGCCGTTATGTGTCCCACAATCCCCAGCAAATACAGGATGATACGCCTTATTTTAAACATCACATTTTAACTTACTGTCCTCATCGCTGGACTGAGATAGGCGAAGAAACAGCGCGTGCTAAACTGGAACAATTTATTGAAGAACAACTTGCAACTTATGCCGATTCCCGTGATCAACCGGCACGGTCCGGGACAAGCAAACTGTCACCCTTTATTAAAACCGGAGCGTTATCACCGGCAACCATTTTTCACAGTGTCATGGCTCATCTGGATGCCGCAGGAAAAGGGGCGGAAACATATATAAAAGAGCTTGCTTGGCGCGATTTTTATGCGATGATCTATCACGTCTATCCTGAAACAGATAAACAAGAATATCAACAAAAATATAGGCAATTACCGTGGCGGAAAGAGGAAGGGGACTTATGGCAGCGGTGGATCACTGGTACAACAGGGTTTCCTATCGTTGATGCAGGTATGAGGCAATTGAACGCAACAGGGTGGATGCATAACCGGTTAAGAATGATCACAGCGTCATTTTTAACGAAGGATTACTTTATTGATTGGCGTTTAGGAGACGCTTATTTTGCAAAGAAACTCATTGACTATGATATAGCCTCGAATGTAGGTGGCTGGCAATGGGTCGCATCTGTAGGCACAGACGCAGTCCCCTACTTTAGAGTATTCAACCCAACACGTCAATCTGAGCGCTTTGATCCTCAAGGAACCTTCATTAAACAATATGTGCCAGAACTTGCCCAAGTACCGGTAAAGTATAGTCATCATCCAGCCACAATGTCACACGCTACTCAAGTGGAAAGCGCCTGTCTTATTGGTCACGATTATCCAGAGCCTTCCGTAGATCACGCCTTACAACGAAAAAAAATCATCGCTATATTTAAGGAGGAGAGCTTATAA
- a CDS encoding Imm50 family immunity protein, translated as MWYNFLERSKFISNLYDDVPDLNNVRIAAIKITDEGRRVSIHFNMPKFGDNPPSKWNNSRYNTVFVELDFFDIKDLSVSYCKENLRGNINIQKNEESGLKVSISGSVNVTFLADIGMIQSVSGYIDTVEE; from the coding sequence ATGTGGTATAATTTTTTAGAAAGAAGCAAGTTTATTTCAAATCTATACGATGACGTTCCTGACCTTAATAATGTACGTATAGCAGCCATTAAAATTACTGATGAAGGTAGAAGAGTTTCAATACATTTTAATATGCCAAAATTTGGTGATAACCCTCCTTCAAAATGGAATAATTCCAGGTACAACACTGTGTTTGTAGAGTTGGATTTTTTTGATATAAAAGATTTAAGTGTAAGTTATTGTAAAGAAAATTTGAGAGGTAATATTAACATACAAAAAAACGAAGAGAGTGGTTTGAAAGTATCTATTTCTGGTTCGGTTAATGTGACATTTTTAGCTGATATCGGTATGATACAATCAGTAAGCGGTTATATTGATACCGTTGAGGAGTAA
- a CDS encoding HNH/endonuclease VII fold putative polymorphic toxin: MKRKGPLISQEVNNLKKLRHADYEGGHVIKDSKGNGIMTREYPYTNNREKKIIVQDHSAGH; the protein is encoded by the coding sequence ATGAAGCGAAAAGGGCCACTAATATCCCAAGAAGTCAACAACCTGAAAAAGTTGCGTCATGCAGACTATGAAGGCGGGCATGTAATAAAAGATAGCAAAGGGAATGGTATAATGACTCGAGAATATCCTTATACAAACAATCGCGAAAAAAAAATAATTGTTCAAGATCATAGTGCAGGACACTAA